CGTCTCTTGGCACGAGGATGGTGCGCGGCAAGTATAAGATGGGACGCGAGATTACGAAATATTGTTATTTAACAAATGGTGTAGTTTTGTGATTGCGTATCGACAGGAATTATTGTCGCAAGGTGCGGTTCGCGGCGATCCGCGGCGGGCGCGCGAGCGGCCCGGGCACCTGTCCTGCAGGCGTTTCGCGATGGAAGAAAATACCGCACCCACGGTCGTTGTGACCGATGGCGCAGCCGCGACCGACGGCGGCTCGCTGTGGATCCGGATTTCAGTGAACGGACAGATCGGCAACTACCTGCTCGATCGCGCACTCACGTCGCGCGGGACACCGCGCTACGACGAGATCCGCGGCGCAAACGGCCCGCTGTCGAAAGGAGAACGACAGGAATTGCTGTTGCTGCTGGCGCGTATTGCCGACCCCGGCATGTGGGCCGGTATCGTCGACACGTTCATGCAGGTGCTGACGCAGCCTGCCGTCGAATGAACGGTGTAGTGCCGGCCAGCGCTGGAACGGGCCGGCCGTGATTCAGAAATCGTTGCGCATCTTGTGAAGCAGGTCGCCGGGCGACTGGCGCGTGTCGACCGCGGTGAGCACGTCGGTCAGGAACCACGGCAGGTTCAGCTGGGTATTGGAATCGCCGACGCACACGCTGATCGGCGGCGCCTTCGACGGCGAGCGCGCGTCACGCGCGGCATCGCGGGACGGAACGCAATTTTTCGCATGCACCGGAACCGGTGCGGCGGCATCCGCGGCTGCGCCGGCGGTGGCCGGCAAGCTGACGGCGGCGAGCAGGGTCAGTACGGCGAAGGCGGCAACGCGTTTCATGGGATTCTCCGGCGATGCTCGTTCGACTGCGCGCGCGGTCGCGAGTTCGTCACGGCGCGGCTGCGCCGGCCGTTCATCCGCGCGCGACGTTTGCCGAGCGAGCCGGCTGCCGCGTGCGCCATTGCTGCGGCGATTCGCCGGTCCAGCGCCGAAAGGCGCGCGTAAACGCGCTGTGTTCCGAATAACCGAGCAGCCACGCGACTTCCGCGAGCGTCAGCCGCGGATCGTTCAGATGGTCGATCGCGAGCCGCCGCCGCGTGTCCTCGCGCAGGATCCGGAAGTTGAGCCCGAGTTCGGCCAGCCGGCGATGCAGCGTGCGGGACGACACATGCAGCTCCGCCGCGATCTGCTCGATGCTCGCTTCGCCTTGCGTCAGCAGGCGCGCGACCGCTTCGCGCACCGACTGTTCGAGATCGTCCGTCTGCCGCAGCTCGGCGAGCAGCGCGCTCGCCTGGCGTTCCATCATTTGCCGCAGCGCGTCGTCCGGCTGACGCAGCGGCTGCGTGAGCAGGCGCAACGGGAATGCGAGCCGGTTCACCGGCCGGCCGAACCGGACCGGGCAGCCGAAATAGTCGACATATGGCTGTTCGTCGCCGGGCGACGGATGCACGAAGCAGACTTCGTCGGGCCCGTCACGCGTGCCGGTGATGTTCCGCGCAAACTGGACGATGGCGGTGAGCGCCACTTCGTCGACGAGCGGGCCGAGCGGCTCGGGCGCGTCGTGCCATTCGATCGCGACCGACGCGGCTTCGACGCGCACTTCCATGCGCGCGACGTTCGCGATCAGGTGTTCGTACTGCTGCCAGCGCGCGAGCGCGGCGCCGGCATCGCGGCAAGCGTGCAGCGCATAACCGAGCGCGCCGAGATGCGAGGGCGTGATCCGCTGGCCGACGTGCAGGCCGAGCAACGGATCGT
The sequence above is drawn from the Burkholderia stabilis genome and encodes:
- a CDS encoding AraC family transcriptional regulator, producing MTLSAMPAASPLSTQRVYYSSTYVRLLFDYLSEQGKDAARVLGEARPPEDDRGLTLYASAHWRRLLECAVRALDDPLLGLHVGQRITPSHLGALGYALHACRDAGAALARWQQYEHLIANVARMEVRVEAASVAIEWHDAPEPLGPLVDEVALTAIVQFARNITGTRDGPDEVCFVHPSPGDEQPYVDYFGCPVRFGRPVNRLAFPLRLLTQPLRQPDDALRQMMERQASALLAELRQTDDLEQSVREAVARLLTQGEASIEQIAAELHVSSRTLHRRLAELGLNFRILREDTRRRLAIDHLNDPRLTLAEVAWLLGYSEHSAFTRAFRRWTGESPQQWRTRQPARSANVARG